One Polyangiaceae bacterium DNA segment encodes these proteins:
- a CDS encoding TetR/AcrR family transcriptional regulator: MPRPPNTDERRAQITGGLITVMAKRGYDGASVNEIAKAAGLSPGLIHYHFKNKQEILLAALADLVSRHEERLDEHLAKSPQAAPQQIAAFIDVHLGLGASADPEGLACWILISGEALRQPAVQRDLTTAIAALVKRLEIIIATGCESGVFEHSSPAEAAAAIVAAIQGYFVLAAVSRDLVPRGSALRSTIKMAAGLLGASLDASGAIS, translated from the coding sequence ATGCCGAGGCCACCGAACACAGACGAGCGCCGGGCCCAGATCACGGGGGGCCTCATCACGGTGATGGCCAAGCGCGGCTACGATGGTGCTTCGGTCAACGAGATCGCGAAAGCAGCCGGGCTATCGCCGGGACTCATCCACTATCACTTCAAGAACAAGCAGGAGATTCTCCTCGCAGCGCTCGCAGATCTCGTCTCGCGCCACGAAGAACGCCTGGACGAACACTTGGCAAAGTCTCCCCAGGCAGCGCCGCAGCAGATCGCAGCCTTCATCGATGTTCACCTTGGGCTAGGCGCAAGCGCAGATCCTGAAGGACTGGCCTGCTGGATTCTCATCAGCGGCGAAGCGCTTCGGCAGCCAGCGGTTCAGAGGGACCTCACGACTGCGATCGCTGCGCTCGTGAAGCGGCTGGAGATCATCATTGCAACCGGCTGTGAATCAGGGGTTTTCGAGCACTCGAGTCCCGCCGAGGCTGCGGCCGCCATCGTTGCGGCGATTCAAGGCTACTTCGTTCTCGCCGCTGTTTCGCGCGACCTCGTTCCGCGTGGCTCGGCGCTGCGCTCGACGATCAAGATGGCCGCGGGCCTCCTCGGCGCGTCGCTCGATGCAAGCGGAGCGATCTCATGA
- a CDS encoding LysR family transcriptional regulator, whose product MDSLPFAQLQAFLAVARTGNFSAAARDMHVSRSAVSQSVRQLEEQLRVVLVHRTSRSVALTDAGRRLVDGVAPAFAQTANTLVEVAAQPGEATGVLRLTLAHAAFPLVLAPVLRGVDRRRADVRASLADSMRSTSMKLRTNHFVPPYTAAPG is encoded by the coding sequence ATGGATTCGCTCCCCTTCGCCCAGCTACAGGCCTTTCTGGCAGTAGCCCGCACCGGCAACTTCAGTGCTGCTGCGCGCGACATGCACGTGTCTCGCTCCGCCGTGAGCCAGTCCGTCCGCCAGCTCGAAGAACAGCTTCGGGTCGTGCTCGTGCATCGAACCAGTCGCAGCGTTGCGCTGACCGATGCCGGTCGGCGGCTCGTGGATGGCGTGGCACCCGCCTTCGCACAGACCGCCAATACCTTGGTGGAGGTCGCCGCTCAGCCCGGCGAAGCAACGGGCGTACTGAGGTTGACGTTGGCGCACGCGGCCTTCCCCCTGGTACTTGCCCCGGTGCTGCGCGGGGTAGATCGTCGCCGCGCGGATGTTCGTGCCTCCCTGGCAGACTCCATGCGGAGCACCTCCATGAAGTTGCGGACGAACCACTTCGTCCCGCCATACACCGCTGCACCAGGGTAG
- a CDS encoding nucleotidyltransferase domain-containing protein, with protein sequence MFPLAQHTIFLTLAGSQAHGTARDGSDVDLRGVCVAPLSLRLSLFRGFEQHEGELPEALAAQVLPRIQRHPSASRALDAQTECVIFDVAKFVGLCAVANPNALEILFADERDWVFETPAWRQLHEQRRGFLTKKVQQTFHGYAMAQLRKIKTHRSWLLTPPAQKPTREGFGLPAAGGTLSRDDQNRIEESIADKIRSYGIDNIDMPTATRVAVQERLDAFYRDVLNADAEELEARMRAVATHGLSLPLDVVSTLNAEKKYRAAMKHWEAYQAWKTQRNPARAALERLHGYDTKHAMHLIRLMRMGLEVLEQGDLRVRRDDARELSAIRDGALTFDELLAQAESLRSRMEAAARSSSLPADVDPARVDELVQELILETAATQGAARG encoded by the coding sequence ATGTTCCCGTTGGCGCAGCACACGATCTTTCTCACGCTCGCAGGGAGTCAGGCACATGGCACGGCGCGGGATGGATCCGACGTCGATCTGCGTGGCGTCTGCGTTGCCCCGCTCTCCCTGAGGCTGTCGCTCTTCCGTGGCTTCGAGCAGCACGAAGGCGAGCTGCCCGAGGCGCTCGCGGCCCAGGTGCTCCCGCGGATCCAGCGACACCCGAGCGCGTCACGGGCCCTCGACGCCCAGACGGAGTGTGTGATCTTCGACGTCGCCAAGTTCGTCGGGCTGTGCGCAGTGGCGAACCCAAACGCTCTGGAGATCTTGTTCGCCGACGAGCGAGACTGGGTCTTCGAGACGCCGGCGTGGCGACAGCTCCATGAGCAGCGTCGCGGATTCCTCACCAAGAAAGTGCAGCAGACCTTCCACGGCTACGCGATGGCGCAGCTCAGGAAGATCAAGACGCACCGCTCGTGGCTCCTGACCCCGCCGGCGCAAAAGCCGACTCGCGAAGGTTTTGGCCTGCCCGCCGCGGGCGGCACTCTCAGCAGGGACGACCAGAACCGCATCGAGGAGAGCATCGCTGACAAGATCCGCAGTTACGGCATCGACAACATCGACATGCCGACAGCGACGCGGGTCGCCGTTCAGGAGCGTCTCGACGCGTTCTACAGGGACGTGCTCAACGCGGACGCGGAGGAGCTAGAAGCGCGTATGCGTGCCGTTGCCACCCACGGTCTCTCCCTGCCGCTGGACGTTGTTTCCACTCTGAACGCGGAGAAGAAGTACCGGGCAGCCATGAAGCACTGGGAGGCCTACCAGGCCTGGAAGACTCAGCGAAACCCGGCTCGGGCTGCGCTCGAGCGCCTGCATGGCTATGACACGAAGCATGCGATGCACCTCATCCGCCTCATGCGCATGGGGCTCGAGGTGCTCGAGCAGGGCGATCTTCGCGTACGGCGAGACGATGCCCGCGAACTCTCGGCCATCCGCGATGGCGCGCTGACCTTCGACGAGCTCTTGGCACAAGCCGAATCCCTGCGCTCTCGAATGGAAGCCGCGGCGCGATCCTCGTCGCTCCCCGCCGACGTGGACCCGGCCCGAGTCGACGAATTGGTCCAGGAACTGATCCTGGAGACGGCTGCGACTCAGGGCGCGGCGCGTGGCTAG
- a CDS encoding integrase core domain-containing protein, with protein MNFDRFFCSAKDVIWALDYFAVKTGKNKWVQVLMIIDIHTRERIDIRVYDGWDVDSWWTIRMFRDAMARCRRKPAKVVHDHGSHFDGQFERQLRVLEIEQVRTVTGLPSLNCFAEGAIGTCRRELLRHIRCADAVELQRYLDDYRIYVNEERAHQGIDGRAPAQFSEDVPEVAALRPDEIRERRLVRREYASGILRGYSLVSDADGPDAIAA; from the coding sequence ATGAACTTCGACCGATTCTTCTGCTCGGCGAAGGACGTCATCTGGGCGCTCGACTACTTCGCGGTGAAGACGGGAAAGAACAAGTGGGTGCAGGTACTCATGATCATCGACATCCACACCCGCGAGCGGATCGACATTCGCGTCTATGACGGCTGGGACGTCGACTCGTGGTGGACGATTCGGATGTTCCGAGACGCCATGGCGCGCTGCAGGCGGAAGCCCGCGAAGGTGGTGCACGACCATGGCTCGCACTTCGATGGGCAGTTCGAGCGGCAGCTGCGGGTGCTCGAGATCGAACAGGTGCGAACGGTTACCGGCCTGCCATCCCTGAACTGTTTCGCTGAGGGAGCAATCGGCACCTGTCGTCGGGAGCTGCTTCGACACATCCGCTGCGCCGATGCCGTTGAGCTGCAGCGATACCTGGACGACTACCGCATCTACGTGAACGAGGAGCGGGCGCATCAAGGGATCGATGGGCGAGCGCCAGCGCAGTTCAGCGAGGACGTGCCCGAGGTGGCCGCGCTGAGGCCGGACGAGATCCGGGAACGGCGGCTGGTCCGACGTGAGTACGCGAGCGGCATCCTGCGTGGGTACTCACTCGTGTCCGACGCCGACGGTCCCGACGCAATCGCGGCCTAG
- a CDS encoding SRPBCC domain-containing protein, with translation MPTTQQKITLERTYDAPAEALWELWTTKAGFESWWGPEGFRVEVHVLEPRAGGALSYDMIADAPDAIAAMKRMNQPLSHGTRGRFGEFAPFERLTLVHVIDFVPGSEPYESVIEVDFHGMGDRSRMVVTLHPHRDPHWTKMSIEGFRSQLAKLDKRFGG, from the coding sequence ATGCCCACGACACAGCAGAAGATCACGCTCGAGCGAACCTACGACGCACCCGCCGAGGCACTATGGGAGCTCTGGACCACCAAGGCGGGATTCGAATCCTGGTGGGGGCCCGAGGGATTCCGAGTGGAAGTTCACGTTCTCGAGCCTCGCGCGGGAGGAGCACTCAGCTACGACATGATCGCAGACGCCCCGGATGCGATCGCGGCGATGAAGCGCATGAACCAACCCCTCTCCCACGGGACCCGTGGGCGGTTCGGCGAGTTCGCGCCCTTCGAGCGATTGACCCTCGTGCACGTGATCGACTTCGTGCCGGGTTCCGAGCCCTATGAAAGCGTGATCGAGGTGGACTTTCACGGGATGGGCGACCGTTCGCGCATGGTCGTGACGCTGCACCCGCATCGGGATCCGCACTGGACGAAGATGTCCATCGAAGGCTTCCGCAGCCAGCTCGCCAAGCTCGACAAGCGCTTCGGCGGCTAG
- a CDS encoding MBL fold metallo-hydrolase, whose protein sequence is MSRFEVFVLGVGDTFSERHHSSALLLVCGGFHLAIDCPDMYRGVLRAASERSGRTLRISDINNILITHVHGDHMNGLEGVAFYKHFVERKRLTLVASDEVRASIWEHRLKASMGVLWNGHDAREMTFDGYFEHLPLPWGEDISVGPFRVRGRRTIHHVPTSALMIEAAGRRLGYSSDTAFDPSLIEFLEPADLIIHETNLGPAHTPYESLAALPAELRRRMRLIHYPDAFDGLSSEITPLREGDVLLP, encoded by the coding sequence ATGTCTAGGTTCGAGGTGTTCGTGCTGGGCGTGGGCGACACGTTCTCCGAGCGGCACCACTCCTCCGCGTTGCTTCTCGTCTGTGGCGGGTTTCACCTCGCCATCGATTGCCCCGACATGTATCGAGGTGTGCTGCGTGCCGCCTCCGAACGCTCCGGTCGGACGCTAAGGATTTCGGACATCAACAACATCCTCATCACGCACGTGCACGGCGACCACATGAATGGCCTCGAGGGCGTTGCGTTCTACAAGCACTTCGTCGAGCGAAAGCGACTCACACTCGTCGCGTCCGACGAGGTCCGGGCCTCGATCTGGGAGCACAGGCTGAAAGCGAGCATGGGCGTTCTCTGGAACGGGCACGACGCCCGAGAGATGACCTTCGACGGCTACTTCGAGCATCTGCCTCTCCCTTGGGGCGAAGACATCTCCGTCGGTCCATTCCGTGTGAGAGGCCGACGCACGATTCATCACGTCCCGACCAGCGCGTTGATGATCGAAGCTGCAGGCCGGAGGCTCGGCTACTCCAGCGACACCGCGTTTGACCCGAGCCTCATCGAGTTCCTCGAGCCGGCTGACCTGATCATCCACGAGACGAACTTGGGGCCGGCACACACACCGTACGAGTCACTCGCCGCTCTCCCGGCCGAGCTGAGGCGACGCATGCGTCTCATCCACTACCCAGACGCCTTCGATGGACTCTCGAGCGAGATCACGCCGCTTCGCGAGGGCGACGTGCTCTTGCCGTAG
- a CDS encoding heparin lyase I family protein, giving the protein MTRLLVAQIALVSLSACSTRSKPEEGRPHLDHPRSPRPFAEDFELGTLSRWSVEGSVTNLVSVTPDPTSPSNRVASMHVEPGELVNAGSRAEIAYDNRDVPGTVAWYRWRFLVPSDYTEPHDTTGTDDQGRPMWQVMGQWHDQPNVEAGESWDSYPGHSPAISAHHGTVNGRSSLVTIIGVAGRERTLGPVELVKGKWHELLWHIGWSTGDDAFVAVWLDGVALSRLSDGTVLPVVENEARVRGRNMWNAYPHYLKLGLYRNASFTAANTVYYDDVTISAAAPARKP; this is encoded by the coding sequence GTGACCAGGTTGCTCGTCGCGCAGATTGCGCTCGTCAGCCTCTCTGCCTGCAGTACCCGCAGCAAGCCGGAAGAAGGGCGACCTCATCTCGACCATCCACGTTCGCCCAGGCCCTTCGCCGAGGACTTCGAACTGGGGACTCTCAGTCGCTGGAGCGTCGAGGGCAGCGTCACCAACCTGGTCAGCGTTACCCCCGATCCCACCTCGCCGAGCAACCGCGTCGCCAGCATGCACGTGGAGCCGGGTGAACTCGTGAACGCGGGCAGCCGTGCCGAAATCGCCTATGACAACCGGGACGTACCGGGCACCGTCGCGTGGTACCGCTGGCGCTTTCTCGTGCCGTCCGACTACACCGAGCCGCATGACACGACGGGGACCGACGATCAGGGCCGTCCCATGTGGCAGGTGATGGGGCAGTGGCATGACCAGCCCAATGTGGAGGCCGGGGAGAGCTGGGACAGCTACCCCGGTCACTCGCCCGCGATCAGCGCGCACCACGGGACGGTCAACGGCCGTTCCAGCTTAGTGACGATCATCGGGGTCGCCGGGCGCGAAAGGACCTTGGGCCCGGTGGAGCTCGTCAAGGGGAAGTGGCACGAGTTGCTCTGGCACATCGGTTGGTCCACCGGCGACGACGCCTTCGTCGCGGTGTGGCTCGACGGCGTTGCGCTGTCGCGGCTGAGCGACGGCACCGTGCTACCCGTGGTGGAGAACGAGGCGCGCGTGCGGGGACGCAACATGTGGAACGCCTATCCCCACTACTTGAAGCTGGGCCTGTACCGAAACGCCAGTTTCACCGCGGCAAACACCGTATACTACGATGACGTGACGATCTCCGCGGCGGCGCCGGCGCGAAAGCCCTGA
- a CDS encoding metalloregulator ArsR/SmtB family transcription factor yields MHETVFQTLADPSRRRIVETLRAGELAVNDIVEKMDVHQSGVSRHLRILTEAGFVQVRPDGSKRLYSLRPEPFRELDAWVGQYRELWETRLDRFGNALERRTSTRSTKNKKTVT; encoded by the coding sequence ATGCATGAAACCGTTTTCCAGACCTTGGCCGATCCCAGCCGGCGGCGCATCGTCGAGACGCTCAGAGCGGGCGAGCTGGCGGTCAACGACATCGTCGAGAAGATGGACGTTCATCAGTCGGGCGTCTCGCGCCACCTGCGTATTTTGACCGAAGCGGGGTTCGTCCAGGTGCGTCCCGACGGGTCGAAGCGACTCTACTCGCTTCGACCCGAGCCCTTTCGCGAGTTGGACGCCTGGGTCGGACAGTATCGAGAGCTGTGGGAGACGCGCCTCGATCGGTTTGGCAATGCACTGGAACGACGAACGAGTACGCGCAGTACGAAGAACAAGAAGACGGTCACCTGA
- a CDS encoding oxidoreductase produces MTKIALVTGASAGIGKATVRQLLADGFVVYGAARRLENMRDIEEEGAIPLRMDLTVDEEIVSAVERIRADHGGVDVLVNNAGYNSAGPVEHVPIDEARRQFEVNLFGLGRLTQLVIPDMRARGGGKIVNVASVGGKAHTPLGAWYHAAKFALEGWSDCLRVELQAFDIDVIIIEPGGVKSEFAGIMDERTRATTKGTAYEQLAESVLATTAKSADKQAPPEEIASTIGKAVRAKRPRTRYVTGYMARPLLLTRSVLSDRMYDRIIMSMMS; encoded by the coding sequence ATGACCAAGATCGCACTCGTGACGGGAGCCTCGGCCGGGATCGGCAAGGCCACGGTTCGGCAGCTACTCGCAGATGGTTTCGTCGTGTATGGCGCCGCGCGGCGGCTCGAGAACATGCGGGACATCGAAGAGGAGGGGGCAATCCCGTTGCGCATGGATCTGACGGTGGACGAAGAGATCGTATCGGCCGTGGAGCGCATTCGCGCGGACCACGGGGGCGTCGATGTCCTGGTCAACAACGCCGGATACAACTCGGCTGGACCGGTCGAACACGTTCCAATCGATGAAGCGCGGCGCCAGTTCGAGGTCAATCTCTTCGGACTGGGTCGCCTGACACAGCTGGTGATCCCCGACATGCGCGCGCGCGGAGGCGGAAAGATCGTCAACGTCGCGTCCGTCGGTGGCAAGGCACACACGCCCCTCGGCGCTTGGTACCACGCCGCGAAGTTTGCCTTGGAAGGCTGGTCGGATTGCCTGCGCGTCGAACTGCAGGCGTTCGATATCGACGTGATCATCATCGAGCCCGGAGGCGTCAAGAGCGAGTTCGCCGGCATCATGGACGAACGGACACGTGCGACGACGAAGGGGACAGCCTACGAGCAACTCGCGGAAAGCGTCCTAGCGACAACCGCCAAGTCCGCCGACAAGCAGGCCCCTCCTGAGGAAATCGCCAGCACCATCGGCAAAGCGGTGCGCGCCAAGCGACCCCGAACCCGCTACGTGACCGGGTACATGGCTCGCCCCCTGCTACTCACGCGCTCCGTCCTCAGCGACCGCATGTACGACCGAATCATCATGAGCATGATGAGCTGA
- a CDS encoding MFS transporter: MTTVSSRTGLKLGLLGSLYFSQGLPFGFFTQALPVMLRKNGFSLGEIGISSLLAVPWALKFLWAPAVDRYSFQRVGRRKSWIVPLQLSAIVVLVVLAVFISAQSMSTLMVAVFVLNLIAATQDIATDGLAVDMLEPRERGFANGLQVAGYRVGMIVGGGALLILHDQLGSLVTFLSMAIMTGLATVPIILAREPRAADVAHLCRPERATAHFFRRPGSVRILVLVVAYKAGDAFATSMLRPYLADAGLTLADIGWLLGTVGFVSGLVGAIVGGGLVNRLGRKRSLLLFGAAQAVSVAGYALLAAHTPSTQALYVSCAAEHLAGGMATAALFTCMMDWCSSASSATDYTVQASAVVIATGVASAIAGFSAQAFGYFGHFVIATGLAAAAVAVVRKLFPSPKSANAAEATEREVVRCV, encoded by the coding sequence ATGACGACCGTGTCGTCCCGGACGGGGCTGAAGCTGGGGCTACTTGGCTCCCTCTATTTCTCCCAGGGACTTCCCTTCGGCTTCTTCACGCAGGCCCTGCCGGTGATGCTGCGCAAGAACGGCTTCTCGCTAGGCGAGATTGGCATCTCGTCCCTCCTTGCCGTCCCCTGGGCTCTCAAGTTCCTCTGGGCACCTGCGGTGGATCGGTACTCCTTCCAGCGAGTAGGGCGGCGGAAGTCTTGGATCGTGCCACTACAGCTCAGCGCGATCGTGGTCCTCGTCGTGCTCGCAGTATTCATCAGTGCTCAGTCGATGTCGACGCTCATGGTCGCTGTTTTCGTCTTGAACCTCATCGCGGCGACCCAGGACATCGCGACGGATGGCCTGGCCGTCGACATGCTGGAGCCCCGCGAACGCGGCTTCGCGAATGGACTTCAAGTGGCAGGCTATCGCGTCGGCATGATCGTCGGTGGGGGAGCGCTGTTGATCCTCCATGACCAACTGGGCTCGCTGGTGACATTCCTGTCGATGGCGATCATGACTGGGCTCGCCACCGTTCCCATCATCCTTGCCCGCGAGCCGAGGGCGGCAGACGTCGCGCACCTGTGCCGGCCCGAGAGAGCCACCGCCCACTTTTTTCGGCGGCCGGGCTCCGTCCGAATCCTGGTCCTCGTGGTCGCCTACAAGGCGGGGGATGCGTTTGCGACCAGCATGCTGAGGCCGTATCTGGCCGACGCCGGACTCACCTTGGCCGACATCGGGTGGCTTCTTGGAACGGTCGGGTTCGTCTCGGGCCTTGTCGGTGCGATTGTCGGCGGTGGCCTAGTAAACCGACTGGGTCGGAAGCGATCCCTTTTGCTGTTCGGTGCGGCCCAGGCCGTATCGGTCGCGGGTTATGCGTTGCTGGCAGCCCACACGCCCAGTACCCAGGCGCTCTATGTCTCGTGCGCCGCTGAGCACCTGGCGGGGGGCATGGCGACGGCGGCACTCTTCACCTGCATGATGGACTGGTGCTCGAGTGCATCGAGCGCCACCGACTACACGGTGCAGGCCAGCGCTGTCGTCATCGCCACAGGTGTCGCCTCGGCCATCGCGGGATTCAGCGCGCAGGCCTTCGGCTACTTCGGCCATTTCGTCATCGCAACCGGGCTTGCCGCCGCCGCTGTCGCCGTCGTTCGCAAGTTGTTCCCCTCCCCGAAGTCGGCCAACGCGGCTGAAGCCACAGAGCGGGAGGTTGTTCGATGCGTGTAG
- a CDS encoding type IV toxin-antitoxin system AbiEi family antitoxin domain-containing protein, with protein sequence MPHQGRDREHARPGGIAREADALLRLARKSPVRARDLAKAGIPRVYLRRLCDRGMLEQVDRGVYRLADAPVTELHSFAEVAVRVPHATICLLSALQLHELTTEVPHAVWAMIDRHARMPKLSYPKLEVVRASGRALTHGTENRKVEGVKVRVTNPAKTVADCFRYRQHVGLDVALAALRDYLRAHRGGMNALVEAARADRIYTFMRPYLEAIA encoded by the coding sequence ATGCCTCACCAAGGACGCGATCGTGAGCACGCTCGGCCGGGTGGCATCGCTCGCGAGGCCGACGCGCTCCTTCGGCTCGCCCGCAAAAGTCCGGTTCGCGCTCGCGACCTGGCCAAAGCGGGCATCCCGCGAGTCTACCTGCGTCGGCTGTGTGATCGGGGGATGCTGGAGCAGGTCGACCGCGGCGTCTATCGACTCGCGGACGCACCCGTCACCGAGCTGCACTCCTTCGCCGAGGTCGCCGTGCGCGTGCCACACGCGACCATCTGCCTGCTCAGCGCACTGCAGCTTCACGAACTGACGACCGAGGTGCCGCACGCGGTGTGGGCGATGATCGACCGCCATGCCCGCATGCCCAAGCTCTCCTATCCCAAGCTCGAGGTCGTTCGCGCCAGCGGGCGCGCCCTCACGCACGGCACCGAGAACCGCAAGGTGGAGGGCGTGAAGGTCCGGGTCACCAACCCTGCGAAGACCGTTGCGGACTGCTTTCGCTACAGGCAGCACGTGGGCCTCGACGTCGCCCTCGCTGCACTGCGCGACTATCTCCGCGCTCATCGGGGCGGCATGAATGCCCTTGTCGAGGCAGCACGCGCCGATCGGATCTACACGTTCATGCGCCCCTACCTGGAGGCCATCGCGTGA
- a CDS encoding nucleotidyltransferase domain-containing protein, whose protein sequence is MHADAPITATRKPPARSPRCGCHGVSRSTTGRSSWRSRSEAVGEERSRGRRKRLAEPEPTVKHLLYAYRVLLTGIHLMQTGEVVANIQVLNERFRLGQIDALVARKQTGAENMALDESDLAEHRKLLDRLETKLQAAHDVSRLPDEPTTIADLQDFVVRVRLEGLRSKEA, encoded by the coding sequence ATGCACGCCGATGCGCCGATCACTGCAACCAGGAAACCACCGGCGCGGAGCCCGCGCTGTGGATGCCATGGCGTGTCACGCTCTACGACGGGTCGCTCTAGCTGGCGGTCGCGGTCAGAGGCCGTAGGCGAGGAGCGCTCCCGCGGCCGCCGCAAGCGGCTCGCCGAGCCCGAACCGACGGTCAAGCACCTGCTCTACGCTTACCGCGTCCTGCTCACCGGTATTCACCTCATGCAGACGGGCGAGGTCGTCGCGAACATCCAGGTGCTGAACGAACGCTTTCGGCTCGGTCAGATCGACGCGCTGGTTGCCCGCAAGCAGACGGGCGCCGAGAACATGGCGCTCGACGAGAGCGACCTGGCAGAGCACCGCAAGCTGCTGGATCGGCTGGAGACGAAGCTGCAGGCGGCGCACGACGTCAGCCGTCTTCCGGACGAGCCGACCACGATCGCCGACCTGCAGGACTTCGTCGTCCGTGTTCGTCTCGAAGGTCTGCGCTCGAAGGAAGCCTGA
- a CDS encoding HEAT repeat domain-containing protein, whose protein sequence is MSYDISIYRAEFLELALAEGLGDWTNAPALPEDVRREAEEGLHELGFEEQPTGLGKELLLDTPLMLAEASIFEGSIHLSVPFSERAEHTISTLVEFAKSFAFSRALGYYDPQTGEAGSTEAQLAQPTAAEVLSATAEQWKSADSKQKVLLLEQLAYHSAGDEATARFVADALRTDSDHRVRFAAGEVLSSHADLAVSVTSELVAALSDKHPYVRGEAAFALGNSGTRSDDVLSALQALTADPEYGPRARANEALAKLK, encoded by the coding sequence ATGAGCTACGACATCAGCATCTACCGAGCCGAGTTCCTCGAGCTGGCTCTGGCTGAGGGCTTGGGTGATTGGACGAACGCCCCGGCGCTGCCGGAGGACGTGCGGCGCGAGGCGGAGGAAGGGCTCCACGAACTGGGCTTCGAAGAGCAACCAACCGGACTGGGGAAGGAGCTGCTTCTCGACACACCCCTCATGTTGGCCGAGGCGAGCATCTTCGAGGGGAGCATCCATCTGAGCGTCCCGTTTTCGGAACGGGCCGAGCATACGATCAGCACCTTGGTCGAATTCGCGAAATCCTTCGCGTTCAGCCGGGCGCTTGGGTACTACGACCCACAAACTGGAGAGGCTGGCTCTACTGAAGCCCAACTCGCGCAGCCTACCGCCGCCGAAGTTCTCAGCGCTACCGCCGAGCAATGGAAATCAGCGGACTCGAAACAGAAGGTTCTGCTTCTCGAGCAACTGGCGTACCACTCGGCGGGCGACGAGGCCACCGCACGGTTCGTGGCCGACGCGCTTCGGACGGATTCGGATCACCGAGTCCGGTTCGCGGCCGGAGAGGTCCTCAGTAGTCACGCGGACCTGGCCGTCTCGGTCACGAGCGAACTCGTCGCCGCGTTGTCCGACAAACACCCCTACGTGCGTGGAGAGGCCGCGTTCGCGCTCGGAAACAGCGGCACGCGAAGCGACGACGTCCTCTCCGCATTGCAGGCGCTCACGGCGGATCCAGAGTACGGTCCGCGGGCGCGTGCGAATGAAGCGCTCGCAAAGCTGAAGTAG
- the coaD gene encoding pantetheine-phosphate adenylyltransferase yields the protein MRVAIYAGTFDPITHGHLSVVDRGARLFDELWIVVAVNPTKHPLFSGEERVQMIREVTARWPNVQTTTISGYVVDLAREYGAGYMIRGVRGATDAEAELALANLNHELAPEIETVFVPAHPHLSVVSSSRLKELVLHGEDISPYCSDSVARRLTNRLSLSPAEPEETAHV from the coding sequence ATGCGTGTAGCCATCTATGCCGGAACGTTCGACCCGATCACTCATGGCCACCTCTCCGTCGTCGACCGGGGAGCCAGGCTGTTCGACGAGCTTTGGATCGTGGTGGCCGTGAACCCCACGAAGCATCCTCTTTTCTCGGGAGAAGAGCGCGTGCAAATGATTCGAGAGGTCACGGCCAGATGGCCCAACGTGCAGACAACGACCATCTCCGGCTATGTCGTCGACCTGGCTCGGGAGTATGGCGCCGGGTACATGATTCGCGGTGTGCGAGGGGCCACAGATGCGGAAGCGGAGCTGGCCCTTGCGAATCTGAATCATGAGCTCGCGCCCGAGATCGAGACCGTCTTCGTGCCTGCCCATCCGCATCTTTCTGTTGTGAGTTCGAGCAGGCTCAAAGAGCTCGTGCTGCACGGTGAAGATATCTCTCCGTACTGCTCAGATAGTGTCGCTCGACGACTGACCAACCGTCTCTCGCTCAGCCCGGCGGAGCCCGAGGAGACCGCCCATGTCTAG